The genomic interval ACGCGCGCGAAAAAAGAGAAAGTCTCCATCCTTGAAGATGTGGATTTTGAATTAGAGCTTATTGTTACCGATGAGATCAACGTCGCTTATATTTTGAAGTTACTGGGCAAATACAAAAATGCGACCACGGAAGAGCAACAAAAACAAAAAGAAGCCCTTATCAAGACCATCAGTGGCACGGTTCAACTCAGAAGCAAACGAGAACTCATCGAAAAATTTATCAACGACCATTTGATGCACATAGACGATAATGACGAAATCGAAAATGCGTTTGAAATCTTTTGGGATGAAGAGAAGCTTAAAGCCTTTGATGCGTTGTGTAAGGATGAAAATCTTGTCAGCGATGAGCTTAAAAAAGTCATGGAAACGTACATCTACGATGAGCGAATCCCCCTAAAAGACGATGTGGCAAAAACGCTCAACGTCAAACCAAAACTCTTAGAGCGAAAAGTGATTTTACCGAGAGTTTTGGATAAAATCGTTGCATTTGTTGAGAAGTTTTATACATTTTAAATAATACTCCTTATCTGATTCACCTGCGTATACTATTTTCTTAAATTGACACATTTATCAAAAGAAGTTATAATAAGTTATACCCTAAAAAAGTCTATTAAAGGAATTCAATCATTTCTAAAAAGGAGAAAACACCATGGAAAAATTGACTATGTTAGTCGCTACGGATTTTGCAGAAAGTAGTGCGGCAGTATTAAAAAAAGCAATTGATTTTGCACAGAAAACGCAAGCAACACTCCATGTTGTGCATGTGGTTGAGAACACTTTTTTTCAGAAAAACCAAAATATCGATTTTATTAAAGAGCATTGTTGGGATAGCATGCTTTCGCACTATCCCTCGTTACATAAAGAACATTTTTACTGCTTTGAGGGCAATGTTGAAACAGTGGTTGCCATTGTGGCACAAACCATTGGTGCTAAGATCGTCCTTATTGGCGACAACAGAGATAAACATCCGCTTGAAGCTATTTTTATTAGCTCTGACACCAAAGCGATTATTCGCGAATCACATACGCCTGTTTTGGTGGCTAAAAACCATGAAAATCGCGTGTATAACACAATTCTTATTCCAACCGATCTGTCCAAAGACTCTTGGGCAATGATTCAGCATATGACATATCTTTTCCCTGAATCTTTATTGATCCTACTGCATCTTTACAGTGTGCCGTTTGAGTTTAGGTTAGGAATGTATGGCTTTAATGAAAGTGAAATCATCAGTTTTCATGAAGAGAGCCGAAAAGCTGCGGAGACGGAACTGAACACATTTATCCAAGCACTGGATGTTCCTGCGAAAAATATCATTCCCATTGTACGCAAAGACCTTTTAAATTCAGAGCGATTTGAAGCGAACCATAAAGATTTAAGAGCTGACCTTGTCGCCATTCATACTACTGGAAACATTAGCTTTTTTGCCTTTGATCTTTTGGAAAAATCGCAAAGTGACGTTCTCATTTACAAAGTCAATCATGACTAGGTACGCGCCATGATGATTATTGAAAATTTAGAATTTTACATTGTTCTTGCAGCATCCTTGATGCTTCTGAGTGTTTTTTCGAGTAAAATTTCAGATAAATTTGGCATTCCTACGCTCTTCATTTTTTTGGGGCTTGGAATGCTTGCAGGCTCCGATGGCATTCTTGGCATTCATTTTGACAATCCTAATTTAGCGCAAAGTATCGGCACCCTTGCATTGATTTTTATTCTTTTTGGCGGAGGAATCGACACCTCATGGAAGGCCATTAAACCCGTCCTCAAAGAGGGGTTGCTGCTCTCAACCATCGGTGTACTGTTAACCGCACTCCTAACCGCTGTTTGCGCTTATTATCTCTTTGATGTGAGTATGCTTGAAGCGTTATTGATGGGAGCGATTATCTCTTCAACCGATGCGGCGGCTGTTTTTGCTATTTTACGTGCTAAAGGAATCTCTCTCAAACGCCCGTTAGCGCCTCTTTTAGAGCTCGAATCGGGAAGTAATGACCCTATGGCTATCTTTTTAACACTCACCATTCTTCAGCTCATTTTCATGCCAGAGGGCACCTCTTTTTTTGAACTCATCAGCAGTTTTGTGCTCCAATTTCTAATCGGCGGCCTGATGGGCTATCTTTTTGGTATTTTACTGCCTGCGATTTTAAATCGGCTTCATTTAAGCTACTACGGACTCTACCCCGTCTTTAGCATCGCATGGATTCTTCTTCTTTTTGGGGCAACCGCACTCTTAGGTGGCAATGGCTTTTTAGCTGTCTATATCGCAGGAATTGCTGCGAATGCACGTGAGTTTACCCATAAAAAAAATCTTGTGGGCTTTCACGATGGTTTAGCATGGATCATGCAGATTTGGGTTTTTCTCACCCTTGGCTTACTCGTTTTCCCATCAGAACTTCCCACGATTGCGTGGCAGAGCGTTACTATCGCTTTGTGGTTAACCTTTATCGCACGACCGATAAGCGTTTTTCTAACATTGGTACGTACCCATTTAAATCTCAATGAAAAACTGTTTATCGCGTGGGTTGGACTCAGAGGTGCGGTTCCCATCGTCTTGGCGACCTATCCATTTTTAAAAGGGTTAGAACACTCCTCAATGATTTTTAACACCGTCTTTTTAGTCGTGCTTATTTCACTTTTGATGCAAGGTATGTCACTTCCTTGGGTAGCGCGATTTTTGGGTGTGGAAGAGAGTGTTCCTGCACCATACACCGCGGAGGTACCTTCTTCGCCACTTTTTTATGCTGCACTCAAACAGCTCTATGTGCAAAAAGGTGCAGAAGTCATCGGAAAATCGTTAGCAGAACTGGAACTGCCTTCAGAGTTTTTAATCGTCTTGATCGACAGACAGGGAAAAAGCTTGAAACCCACAGGTTCCACCTTGTTTCAAGAAAACGATCTTTTGCTCATCTACTGTGATAGTAAAGAGCACTTTGACGCGGTTTCAAAACGCTTTAAATCTTTTTACATGTAAAACGCTTGCTTAGAGCTTATTGCTCATTAAAAGCGCATTGACCATCGGATGCAACAAGGTTTCGCCACGCAGTGCAAAGAGCTGTACTTCGTTGAAGTAGTAGTCAGATTTGCCGTAAAGGCGGTATTCGTAGGCGCCAAAGCCGTAGCCCATCGGGGTGATTTCGACGCGTGAGTACCATGCGTCTTTGGCTAAGACGTAGCGCTCGGTATCTTGGGCGTAGACCCACACGACGATCTCTTTTTTGTTTTTTTGACGCTCTAGCCATAAAAGGACATTGCCAACATCATTGAAAAAGTAGGTGTCGCCATTGGGTAAAACGGCTTGGGCGGAGTTGAACAGATCGACGATGGGCACGCGACTTTCGATGCAGATGTACTGCTCTAAAACGATATCCAAAGGCTCTTTTTGCGTATTGCCATGGCGTACCAACACACGGCTTTCGCTGATGTCCATGGTGACAATAAGCAGGGCTAAAACGCCTAAAAGAAGCACCGTGGCAAAGGAGGATTTCATCATAGAAAAACCCCTGTCATGAGGTAGTAGCGCACCACGTAAAAACTACAGATGAGTGCGGTGATGGTGAGGCAGATGGAAGAGTATTTAAGCAGATAAACGTACGATTTTTGGGTGATTCTCTCGATCAAAAAAGGCATGATGCCAAAAAATATTCCCAAGAAGAGCGATCCCCAAATGAAGTAACCGATGTAATAATACTCCTTTTGAAGCATGCAGTACGGGCACTTGTGGTTGGGCATTTCATAGACGTAAAGCCCGAAAAAATAGGTGATCGCGTAGTAGGCAATGAACAAGAAAAGCAGATTACATGTAAAGCTTGCCATCGTCTGTTTGAGCGTGTTGAAAAGTACAATGACACCAAAGAGCGTGTAAAAAAAGAGCACCAAAAGTGTTTGGGTGTAGCCAAAAGGAAGCTTGGGCGCTTGAAAAACAACGCTGCAACAAAAGACGGGAACGGTGAGCGGAATGTTGGAAAAGTAGAGAATTTCCAGTACAAATTCACCTAAAACACCGACAAAGAGCAAGGTAAAAAGAAGGTATTTGCGTTTCAAATAGGGGAAGATGATGGAAGCAAGATCGAGTTTATTGACAATCAGCCAGAGTCCAAATCCAAAAATCAGCAGTAATTTTAAAAGAAGAAGCGCGTTGCCATAATGATTCGCGCCCACAACGCCTGCGGAGCACATGGCGCCTGGGACGATGCCCGCTAAGGAATTGAGCGATTGGATAAAAAAGAGGAACAAAATCACTTTACATGTAAGCGTAAAATAGAGAATCGTATTGACCAGATAGTTCTTTTTCTCCAGCGCATATTGCAACGGTGTCGTCGCGTCAAAATCCCAATGGCGCACAATGCTTACGATGTTCACCTGTGAAATCGCCATCAAAACAATGAGGATCAGCTCAATGAGTAAAAAAACGATGATCTCATTGGAGAGAAAGATACTCATTGCAAAAGCTCACCATCGCGCATATGTACGCATCGATCGATGCACGAAAGATCATCAAACAGCGTATCGTGCGTGGCAATGACGACTGTTTTATGAAGTAGCTTGAATTTTTTCAAAATTTCAATGAAGATTAACGAATTCTCTTTGTCCAAATTGGCGGTTGGCTCATCGGCTAAGATGATCTCAGGCTCCATTACCACGGCTCGTGCGATCGCGCAACGTTGTCTCTCGCCACCGCTTAAACTGCCCACCTTTTGATCTTTCTTATGCTCGATGTTGGCAAGTTCCATCGCCAGACTTACTTTTTCGTGGATCGCCTCTTTGCTAAAGGATGTCAAAGCCAAGGGCGCTAAAATGTTCTGATAAACACTCAAACCCTCTAAAAGGTTGAACGACTGAAAGATGAAGCCTATCTTTTGGTGACGAAAGGCGGAACTCATGATGTCGGGCAATTTGGCGATGTTTTGCGCATTCACCAAAATCTCGCCCGAACTGGGTTTACTGAGTCCTCCGAGAAGCGAAAGCAGTGTACTTTTGCCACTGCCACTCACCCCTTTTAAGATCACGATTTGCCCATCTTCGATGCTGAGATTGATATTTTTAAGCGCATAAAAAGCGTTGGGTTTATTGGGGTTGTAAAGCTTATTGAGGTTTTGAATGACGATTTGACTCATGATTTCACCGCCTCGCTCATGTCGCTGATCGCGATTTTCCACGCAGGCAAGATGACAAACGCCAAGAACGGAATGACGCCAAAGAGGAAGATCAAAAAGAGCAGATTGATATCCACCACAGGCGTGAGGGAGATGCTATTTTCAAGCTCATTGCCTAAAAAAATGTTGCGAAGGTAGGGCGCATTAAAGACAAACACATAAAGGTAAGCCAACGCTACACCCAAAAGGTACGCACTCACAGAAACAACGGTGTTTTGAATGAATTTAAGCGCGATGATGTCTTTGATGCAAAAGCCAAGGCTTCGTAAAATTGCGATCTCTTTTTTCTTTTCGCCATACACCAAGCTAATCTGGTTTTTAAGCAGAATGAAAAACGAAACCAACGCAATCACGTACAAAATCATAAAAATGCCCCCTTTGTAGTAGTACACATGACGCACCGCGCTCATGGCATCTTCTTGCGTGGTCGCTTTGGCACTGGGGTAAATCTCGACAATTTTAAGCGCAACATTGCCCACTTCATTGGGGTTGGGAACGCTCACATAGAGCTTTGAGTACTCATCCATCTCCATGCCCAGCACTGCGCGCGCCGTGTTGGGGTTGAGAAAGATCGCATCGTTGGAGAGGATGTTCGTTCCTTTGGGGGCGATTTTGTTGATTTTGACTTTAATGAGGCGCTCTTCGGTGAGGAAGTGAAACTCATCTTCGTAGTACAATTCCGCCATCGCTTTTTGCACACCCTGACCTATCACCATCTCATCTTTTGCCAAGCTAGCATCACCGATGATGTGAAACCACAGACGCTTTTGCGCAAAGTAGTGATAGCCATCGACCACGCCTTCGACACTGCTCACGCCTGTAATTTGAGAAGCGTCATACACATGCCCTTCGTGCATCTGATACGCTCGCCCTGCCCTTGTGTTTTCGACGACAATGGAAGGCTGAGCGTTGATGCTTTGGATCAAATCGTACTGCAACGAGTCCGAGATAAAAAGCACCGAACTTAAGATAAAGACGATAAACGAGAAGATCAAAAAGCTAAAAAGATGGTCATTTCGATCTTTAAAAAGCAGTAAAATCGCATACTCGACAAAGTTTTTACGGAACATACACAAACCTTTTGTATTCGTGTGTTGGGAAGCTCAATGACGGCTTAGCATCTTTTACATGTAACGAGAGTGCGGTGAGCTCTTCGGCTTTTTTTTGAGTAGGAAAACTAAACGCATGCACCACCAATACCAGATAAAGTATCGAAAAAGAGGCGGCGAGCATGGCTAGGAATTTCATAGACTTTTGACCAACGCTTCGGTGATTTCATCAAAAGCGATCACTTTTTGACCGTTATGATCGCGGGAAAATGTTTCTGCCTCTTCTTGCGTTGCAAATGGAATGAGTTCACTGCCCATCGGTCCATAAACATTCGAGCCAATGACATAAAATGCTTTGGTAGCTTCGAGTTTTGAGAGCTTGTAATAATCACTGACATAAAATTTATCGCTGCTTAATTTTCTGGCATACGCGTATTTCATCATATCTTTGACGCCATCAAAATAAAATTTTTTCTCTCCATCGTACAGCGCGACCCATTGCGGGTATTTGGCGACAAACATGCCACAGATGGGGCATTTTGCATCTTTGGGAACCTCTATTTTTGTAACAGACGCTACGGTTGGAGCTGTGGCTTTTTTCCCAAACTCGTTAGGAAAATCTTCCGCCGCTACGGCAAACGCCGCTTCAAAATTCATGATTTTACCACCGTTGTCCGAGACAAAAAGAAGCGCATCTTTTTCATTGCCAAACGCGTAACTGCTCGTGCGTGTCATCGTTCCTCGCACTTTACTTCCCACAACATAATAGGCTTTTTTCACATCAATGAGCTCTAGCGTGATCGTGTCCACCACTTTGGCATCCTGTGGAATCACGCCCTGTGTTGATTCGTAGAGGCAGTGAATGGAGCAATACTGATGGTTCTCGTGCGTATGACTCGTTTTGTAAAACTTGACTAAGTGCATTCCACAGTTGGGACATGCGTACTTCTCTTTGCCAGATTGTATCAGTGTAGCATTGCCTTCTGGAACGCTTTGGAACATCTGTGCATACGCAGAATTGAGCAAAATAAATAGAATTAAAACCGCCCGTAAAACCATCATTTCTCCTTTACATGTAAACCATTATTTGGTAATTGTCTCTAAAAGCGTGACGTTCTCACAGCCCTCTTTGAGCCCTTTGTCACAACTGCTTTTGAAAAGCTCTTTGGCTTTGGC from Sulfurospirillum multivorans DSM 12446 carries:
- a CDS encoding universal stress protein, with amino-acid sequence MEKLTMLVATDFAESSAAVLKKAIDFAQKTQATLHVVHVVENTFFQKNQNIDFIKEHCWDSMLSHYPSLHKEHFYCFEGNVETVVAIVAQTIGAKIVLIGDNRDKHPLEAIFISSDTKAIIRESHTPVLVAKNHENRVYNTILIPTDLSKDSWAMIQHMTYLFPESLLILLHLYSVPFEFRLGMYGFNESEIISFHEESRKAAETELNTFIQALDVPAKNIIPIVRKDLLNSERFEANHKDLRADLVAIHTTGNISFFAFDLLEKSQSDVLIYKVNHD
- a CDS encoding potassium/proton antiporter gives rise to the protein MIIENLEFYIVLAASLMLLSVFSSKISDKFGIPTLFIFLGLGMLAGSDGILGIHFDNPNLAQSIGTLALIFILFGGGIDTSWKAIKPVLKEGLLLSTIGVLLTALLTAVCAYYLFDVSMLEALLMGAIISSTDAAAVFAILRAKGISLKRPLAPLLELESGSNDPMAIFLTLTILQLIFMPEGTSFFELISSFVLQFLIGGLMGYLFGILLPAILNRLHLSYYGLYPVFSIAWILLLFGATALLGGNGFLAVYIAGIAANAREFTHKKNLVGFHDGLAWIMQIWVFLTLGLLVFPSELPTIAWQSVTIALWLTFIARPISVFLTLVRTHLNLNEKLFIAWVGLRGAVPIVLATYPFLKGLEHSSMIFNTVFLVVLISLLMQGMSLPWVARFLGVEESVPAPYTAEVPSSPLFYAALKQLYVQKGAEVIGKSLAELELPSEFLIVLIDRQGKSLKPTGSTLFQENDLLLIYCDSKEHFDAVSKRFKSFYM
- a CDS encoding ABC transporter ATP-binding protein; this translates as MSQIVIQNLNKLYNPNKPNAFYALKNINLSIEDGQIVILKGVSGSGKSTLLSLLGGLSKPSSGEILVNAQNIAKLPDIMSSAFRHQKIGFIFQSFNLLEGLSVYQNILAPLALTSFSKEAIHEKVSLAMELANIEHKKDQKVGSLSGGERQRCAIARAVVMEPEIILADEPTANLDKENSLIFIEILKKFKLLHKTVVIATHDTLFDDLSCIDRCVHMRDGELLQ
- a CDS encoding ABC transporter permease; this encodes MFRKNFVEYAILLLFKDRNDHLFSFLIFSFIVFILSSVLFISDSLQYDLIQSINAQPSIVVENTRAGRAYQMHEGHVYDASQITGVSSVEGVVDGYHYFAQKRLWFHIIGDASLAKDEMVIGQGVQKAMAELYYEDEFHFLTEERLIKVKINKIAPKGTNILSNDAIFLNPNTARAVLGMEMDEYSKLYVSVPNPNEVGNVALKIVEIYPSAKATTQEDAMSAVRHVYYYKGGIFMILYVIALVSFFILLKNQISLVYGEKKKEIAILRSLGFCIKDIIALKFIQNTVVSVSAYLLGVALAYLYVFVFNAPYLRNIFLGNELENSISLTPVVDINLLFLIFLFGVIPFLAFVILPAWKIAISDMSEAVKS
- a CDS encoding nitrous oxide reductase accessory protein NosL, producing MMVLRAVLILFILLNSAYAQMFQSVPEGNATLIQSGKEKYACPNCGMHLVKFYKTSHTHENHQYCSIHCLYESTQGVIPQDAKVVDTITLELIDVKKAYYVVGSKVRGTMTRTSSYAFGNEKDALLFVSDNGGKIMNFEAAFAVAAEDFPNEFGKKATAPTVASVTKIEVPKDAKCPICGMFVAKYPQWVALYDGEKKFYFDGVKDMMKYAYARKLSSDKFYVSDYYKLSKLEATKAFYVIGSNVYGPMGSELIPFATQEEAETFSRDHNGQKVIAFDEITEALVKSL